The Deinococcus aquaticus genomic interval CCCCGGTGAGGGGTATTCCCGACGCGAAGGAGAACAGATGACAGAACCCATGCAGTTTGGCCGTCAGGCCGTCAAGCGACCTCCGTTCGAGATCAGCGGAATCAGTTTCTCTTCCCTGCCTCTCTCGCTGGCAGAAGAGAAACGTCTGGCCGGAGCCGGGGCCGACGCGACCACTGACGACGCAGCCATGGACGCCCTGCTGGGCATCCTGGCGGAACTGCTGAATGCACGGACGCAGGGCGAGTCGGTCGGTGCTGACTGGCTGATGGAGAACCTGACGGCAGGCGACCTGGAGGGGATCGTGTCGTACCTGCGTGGCGAGGCCGCAGCGGACTGAACGCGACTGCCGGCAGCCTATCGAGAGTGACACCTCCCAGACAGGGTCTGCACCGTTCGTTGTGACAGGGCCGCCTGCCCCGGTGGCCGCTGTCAGAATGGGTGCATGTGGACTCTGGTGCTGAATTGCGGGTCGAGCAGCGTGAAGTTTGCGCTGCTGGACGTTCGGAGCGGGGCGGTGGGCCTGTCGGGTCTGGCCGAGCGGCTGGGGTCGGGGGACGCGTCGGCGCGGCTGGACCTGCCGGGGGGGCGGCGGTCGGTGGCGCTGCCGGGCGGGACGTACGCGGAGGCGTTCGCGGTGATCGCGGGCGCGCTGGATGAGCTGGGCGTGCGCGGCGAGGTGGGCGCGGTGGGTCACCGGGTGGTGCATGGTGGCGAGCGCTTCAGTGAACCGGCGCTGATCACGCCGGAGGTGCTGGACGCCGTGCGGGCGTGTGTGCCGCTGGCGCCGCTGCACAACCCGGCGAACATCGCGGGGATCGAGGCGGCGCGCGCGGCGTTCCCGCACCTGCCGCAGGTGGCGGTGTTCGACACGGCGTTTCATCAGAGCATGCCGGAGGTGGCGTTCCGGTACGCGGTGCCGGAGGCGTGGTACCGGCAGCATGGGGTGCGGCGATACGGGTTTCACGGCACGAGCCATGCGTTCGTGGCGGCGGAGGCCGCGCAGGTGCTGGGCCGCCCGCTCGCAGAGTTGAATCTGGTCACGGCGCACCTGGGCAACGGGTGCAGCGTGTGCGCGGTGGCCGGTGGGCGCAGCGTGGATACCAGCATGGGCCTGACGCCGCTGGAGGGACTGGTCATGGGAACGCGCAGCGGGGACGTGGACCCGGGCCTGCATGATTTCATTGCGCGGCAGGCGGGCCTGAGCCTGTCGGAGGTGACGGCCGCCCTGAACCGTGAGAGCGGACTGCTGGGCCTCTCGTCCCTCAGTAACGACATGCGAGAACTGGAGGAAGCGGCGGCGCGAGGGCATGCGGGTGCGCGGCTGGCGGTCGAGGCGTTCGTGTACCGCCTCGCGAAGCAGATGGCGGGCATGGCGGTCGCGCTGGGCCGCGTGGACGCGCTGGTGTTCACGGGCGGCATCGGGGAGAACAGCGCGGCGGTGCGCGGCGCGGTCCTGGCGCGGCTGGGCGTGCTGGGCGCGGCGGTGGACCCGGCCCTGAACGCGCGGGCCGTGCGGGGCGAGTCGGGGTTAATCAGTCCGGAGGGGTCGCTGCCGGCGCTGGTGGTCAACACGAACGAGGAACTGATGATCGCCCGGCAGACGCAGGACGTCCTGGCCGGTCAGGCGCAGGGTCAGGGGGGGACGGCATGAGGCGGGTGCCGTCTGTTCCGTCAATCCCCCGGCAGGTCACCGGGGCATTGACTCCACGCCCGGCACCCGCCCGGCTCCTTCTTGCGTCCGCTCGGGTTGAAGGGTGGACCGGCACCCTTCAACCGGAGGTTTTATGAAAACACTGTTCGTCGCACCGACCCGGAACGGCGTGGGCCTGAGCAGCACGGCGCTGGGTCTGACCCGCGCGCTGGAACGCCAGGGATTGAAGGTGGCGTTCCTGAAACCCATCGCGCAGACGCACGAGGCCCGCACGGACGACAGCGTGCATTTCGCGCGGACGCTGGCGCACCTGCCCACGCCCGACCCGATCACCCTGACGCGCGCCGAGGAGCAACTGAGTCTGGGGGCCGAGGAGGACCTGATGGAGGAGGTCGTCACCCTGGCCCGGCAGGTCACGGGGGGCGGCGCGGACGTACTGATCGTGGAGGGCCTCGCCCTGAACGAACGGAACGTGTACGCCGGGGCGCTGAACGCCAGCCTCGCGCGGAACCTGGAGGCGGACACGGTCCTGGTGTCCAGTCTGGCGGGGGTGGGCGCGGCGGAACTGGCGGACGAGCTGGAAATCTCGGCGCAGGCGTACCGCCGCAGCGACGGCTCGGGCCTCAGCGGGTACGTGCTGAACTTCGCGCCGCCGGGTCTGGATTTCGGGACGCTGATGGCGGAACTGCGCGCCCGCAGCCGCGTCCTGAACGGGGGCACGCTGCCGCTGCTGGGCGTGGTGTCGCAGTCGGGCGGCCTGAACGCGCCGCGCACGCTGGACGTGGCCCGCCACCTGGGCGCCGAGATCGTGAACGAGGGCGAGGCAGGCCTGCGCCGCGTGACGAGCACGGTTGTCACGGCGCGCACCGTGCCGAAAATGGCGCACCTGTTCGTGCCGGGCGCGCTGGTCGTCACGCCCGGCGACCGGGAGGACGTGATCATGGCGGCGGCCCTGTCGCACCTGAGCGGCGTGCCGCTGGCGGGGCTGATGTTCACGTCCGGCAGCGCCCCCGAGGACAGCATTGACCGGCTGTGCCGGGCGGCGCTGGGCAGCACCCTGCCCGTGCTGCGCGTGAACACCAACTCGTTCGAGACGGCCTCGCGCCTCTCCAGGCTGGATTCACGCGTCCCGCACGACGACACGCAACGCATGGAGCGCATGCTGGACTTCATTGCCGACCGGCTGGACACCGGGCCGCTGGGTGCGCGGCTGCGTGTTCCGGAGGTCGCCGGGGACCGCCGCCTGCCGCCCAGCGCCTTCCGGTACGAACTGATCCAGAAGGCCCGCGCGGCCGCCCGGCGCATCGTGCTGCCCGAGGGGGACGAGCCGCGCACCGTGAAGGCCGCCATCCGCTGCACGGAGAAAGGCATCGCGCGTTGCGTGCTGCTGGCCGACCCGGAACGCGTGCGGCAGGTGGCCGAGGGGCAGGGCCTGACGCTGCCCGACGGTCTGGAGATCCTGCACCCGGATTCCATCCGCGCGCGGTACGTCGAGCCCATGGTCGAACTGCGCCGCAGCAAGGGCCTGACCGCCCCGCAGGCCGAAGCGCAACTGGAGGACACGGTGGTGCTGGGCACCATGATGCTCGCGCTGGGCGAGGTGGACGGACTGGTATCCGGCGCGATCCACACGACCGCGAACACCGTGCGTCCCGCCCTGCAACTCATCAAGACCGCGCCCGGCTCACGGCTAGTCAGCTCGGTGTTCTTCATGCTGATGCCCGAACAGGTCCTCGTGTACGGCGACGCAGCCATCAACCCCAACCCGAACGCCGAGGAACTCGCGGACATCGCCATCCAGAGCGCCGACAGCGCCCACGCCTTCGGCATCACACCCAGGATCGCCATGCTGTCCTACTCGACCGGCGAGTCCGGCAGCGGCCAGGACGTCGAGAAGGTCAAGGCCGCCACCGCCCTCGTCCGCGAACGCCGCCCGGACCTGCTGGTCGACGGCCCCATGCAGTACGACGCCGCCAGCGTCCTGTCCGTCGGGCAGGCCAAGGCGCCCGGCAGTCCCGTCGCGGGCCGCGCCACCGTGTTCATCTTCCCGGACCTGAACACCGGCAACACCACCTACAAGGCCGTGCAGCGCGCCGCCGGAGTCATCGCGGTCGGCCCCATGCTTCAGGGCCTGCGCAAACCCGTGAACGACCTGTCACGCGGCGCGCTCGTGGACGACATCGTGTACACCATCGCCCTGACCGCCATTCAGGCCACGCAGGGACCGCAGGGTTGATAGGTCGAGGTTGATGGTTGATGGAGGAACCCTGTCCATCAACCTTCAACTGTTCACCCCTCGTACAGGTCCGCGCGGCTGAGGGGCACGTGGGCTCTGCGCTGCTCGTCGGGTTTCGCCAGCAGGGTCTGGTAGAGGCCCAGGTGGCCTTTCTCGAAGTAGTGGGAGGTGGCGCCCAGGTAGATTCGCCACAGGCGGTGGCGTTGCTCGCCGAGCGCGGCGAGGGCTTCTGCGTGGTGCGTTTCGAGGTTCGCGGCCCAGTGGGTGAGGGTGCGGGCGTAGTGTTCGCGGAGGTTCTCGATGTCGCGGACCTCGAACTGCGCTTCGGTGGCGTGTTTCACGGTTTCCCAGATGGGCAGCAGTTCGCCGTCGGGGAACACGTATTTCCGGGCGAAGTTGCCGCTCTGGAGCCACAGGGGCACGCGGGCCTGGGGGATGCCGTCGCTGATGGCGTGGTTCATCATCAGGCCGCCGGGTTTCAGGGCGGCGTACGCGGCGCGGAAGTAGGTGGGCATGTTCTTGCGGCCCACGTGTTCGGCCATGCCGATCGAGGCGATCTTGTCGAAGCTGCTTTCGGGCGTGTGGGCCAGCACGTCACGGTAGTCGCGCAGTTCGAAGGTGACGCGGTCGGCGACCCCGGCGGCCTCGGCGCGGGCGCGGGCTTCGTGCAGTTGCGCCTCGCTGAGCGTGACGCCCAGCACGCGCGCTCCGTAACGCTGCGCGGCGTGAATGGCGAGGCCGCCCCAGCCGCTGCCGATGTCCAGCAGGTGCTCGCCGTGTTGCAGGCGCAGTTTGCGGCAGATGAGGTCCAGTTTCGCTTCCTGCGCCTCGTCCAGCGTCTCGGTGCCGGTCGGGAAATAGGCGCAGGAGTACACCATGCGCCGGTCCAGCCACAGTTTGTAGAAGTCGTTGCTGACGTCGTAATGGTACGAGATGGCCTGCTGGTCACGCTCGCGGGAGTGCTGCGGGCCTTCCAGGCTGGCGGTCACAGCAATGGGCGGGGTGGCCCCGGCGCGGCGGCGCAGGGTGGCGGCGGCGCGCAGCAGGGCGGGCGCGTCGGCGGGTTTCAGGGTCGCGTCGAAGGTCTCGGCGATGGCGGCGATATCCCCGATGTTCCCCTCGATCTCGAAGTCGCCGCGCAGGTACGCCTCGCCGAGCGCCACGTCCAGCGGGAGTTTCAGCAGGCGGCCCAGCGTTTCCGGGCTGTTCAGGATCAGGCGGGCGCGGCTGGGCTGCGTGGCCCCGATGACCTCGCCGTTCCAGAGTTGCACGTCGAAGGGGCGCACGCTGGGCAGCGCGGCGCGCAGCAGGGTGCGCGTGGCGTCCAGC includes:
- a CDS encoding acetate kinase; amino-acid sequence: MWTLVLNCGSSSVKFALLDVRSGAVGLSGLAERLGSGDASARLDLPGGRRSVALPGGTYAEAFAVIAGALDELGVRGEVGAVGHRVVHGGERFSEPALITPEVLDAVRACVPLAPLHNPANIAGIEAARAAFPHLPQVAVFDTAFHQSMPEVAFRYAVPEAWYRQHGVRRYGFHGTSHAFVAAEAAQVLGRPLAELNLVTAHLGNGCSVCAVAGGRSVDTSMGLTPLEGLVMGTRSGDVDPGLHDFIARQAGLSLSEVTAALNRESGLLGLSSLSNDMRELEEAAARGHAGARLAVEAFVYRLAKQMAGMAVALGRVDALVFTGGIGENSAAVRGAVLARLGVLGAAVDPALNARAVRGESGLISPEGSLPALVVNTNEELMIARQTQDVLAGQAQGQGGTA
- the pta gene encoding phosphate acetyltransferase produces the protein MKTLFVAPTRNGVGLSSTALGLTRALERQGLKVAFLKPIAQTHEARTDDSVHFARTLAHLPTPDPITLTRAEEQLSLGAEEDLMEEVVTLARQVTGGGADVLIVEGLALNERNVYAGALNASLARNLEADTVLVSSLAGVGAAELADELEISAQAYRRSDGSGLSGYVLNFAPPGLDFGTLMAELRARSRVLNGGTLPLLGVVSQSGGLNAPRTLDVARHLGAEIVNEGEAGLRRVTSTVVTARTVPKMAHLFVPGALVVTPGDREDVIMAAALSHLSGVPLAGLMFTSGSAPEDSIDRLCRAALGSTLPVLRVNTNSFETASRLSRLDSRVPHDDTQRMERMLDFIADRLDTGPLGARLRVPEVAGDRRLPPSAFRYELIQKARAAARRIVLPEGDEPRTVKAAIRCTEKGIARCVLLADPERVRQVAEGQGLTLPDGLEILHPDSIRARYVEPMVELRRSKGLTAPQAEAQLEDTVVLGTMMLALGEVDGLVSGAIHTTANTVRPALQLIKTAPGSRLVSSVFFMLMPEQVLVYGDAAINPNPNAEELADIAIQSADSAHAFGITPRIAMLSYSTGESGSGQDVEKVKAATALVRERRPDLLVDGPMQYDAASVLSVGQAKAPGSPVAGRATVFIFPDLNTGNTTYKAVQRAAGVIAVGPMLQGLRKPVNDLSRGALVDDIVYTIALTAIQATQGPQG
- a CDS encoding SAM-dependent methyltransferase gives rise to the protein MSPTRPTASRSALTWAALATAGAALIARQATRPAPTDTETLDATRTLLRAALPSVRPFDVQLWNGEVIGATQPSRARLILNSPETLGRLLKLPLDVALGEAYLRGDFEIEGNIGDIAAIAETFDATLKPADAPALLRAAATLRRRAGATPPIAVTASLEGPQHSRERDQQAISYHYDVSNDFYKLWLDRRMVYSCAYFPTGTETLDEAQEAKLDLICRKLRLQHGEHLLDIGSGWGGLAIHAAQRYGARVLGVTLSEAQLHEARARAEAAGVADRVTFELRDYRDVLAHTPESSFDKIASIGMAEHVGRKNMPTYFRAAYAALKPGGLMMNHAISDGIPQARVPLWLQSGNFARKYVFPDGELLPIWETVKHATEAQFEVRDIENLREHYARTLTHWAANLETHHAEALAALGEQRHRLWRIYLGATSHYFEKGHLGLYQTLLAKPDEQRRAHVPLSRADLYEG